One genomic segment of Deinococcus aestuarii includes these proteins:
- a CDS encoding DUF11 domain-containing protein, with amino-acid sequence MKKLLITALLAAASGALAVGAPAGSTIQNIGVFEFTDVGGTTTSTPTTPVNVTVSQQFDPNVRQDGTVSNVGQTVTALPGQTATLTYDVENLGNGTDTLNLTVTDAQTGAPLAATIYLDNGDGTYGVGDTAVTSLPNMAADELRRVFVVYTVPAGAPGNQQTYVNLTATSAGDPTQTDNNNVGLITAMSILSLTLDGDNTVSVTPTGTVTATHTLTNTGNATLDASTLVATSTLTDPNSASGGVTYTVTNSATGASVSNASFQTALRNAGNLPAGETYTIVVTYTGAAGATNGQSFTNLLTVYSNATDTTGFDNRVEQGQAVSDTDTVTVNRGVASVSKTVDNCGADALCQTAPVLNSTTAKPGEYLRYTVTVTNTGGSALRFPTLRDYVPANTTFKSVTGTSTQSGTVLYSNNRTTWSAGAPSALATSTTSASGPFVYVGLDSSNDASVDAGDSLAPGQTLRLVITVQVRNN; translated from the coding sequence ATGAAGAAACTGCTCATCACCGCCCTGCTCGCCGCCGCCTCCGGCGCCCTCGCCGTCGGCGCCCCGGCCGGCAGCACCATCCAGAACATCGGTGTCTTCGAATTCACCGACGTGGGCGGCACCACCACCTCCACGCCCACCACGCCGGTGAACGTCACCGTCAGCCAGCAGTTCGACCCGAACGTGCGCCAGGACGGCACGGTCAGCAACGTGGGGCAGACCGTGACCGCGCTGCCCGGCCAGACCGCCACCCTGACCTACGACGTCGAGAACCTCGGCAACGGCACCGACACCCTCAATCTGACCGTCACCGACGCCCAGACCGGGGCCCCGCTCGCCGCGACGATCTACCTGGACAACGGCGACGGTACGTATGGCGTGGGCGACACCGCCGTGACCAGCCTTCCGAACATGGCCGCCGATGAGCTGCGCCGCGTCTTCGTGGTGTACACCGTCCCGGCAGGCGCGCCCGGCAACCAGCAGACCTACGTCAACCTCACCGCGACCTCGGCGGGCGACCCCACCCAGACCGACAACAACAACGTCGGCCTGATCACGGCCATGAGCATCCTCTCCCTCACGCTGGACGGGGACAACACCGTCAGCGTCACCCCGACGGGCACCGTCACAGCCACCCACACCCTGACGAACACCGGCAACGCGACCCTCGACGCGAGCACGCTCGTCGCCACGAGCACGCTGACCGACCCGAACTCGGCGAGCGGCGGCGTGACCTACACCGTCACCAACAGCGCCACCGGCGCCTCGGTCAGCAACGCCAGCTTCCAGACGGCGCTGCGGAACGCGGGGAATCTGCCCGCGGGCGAGACCTACACCATCGTGGTGACCTACACGGGCGCGGCGGGCGCGACGAACGGCCAGTCGTTCACCAACCTGCTCACGGTGTACAGCAACGCGACCGACACCACCGGCTTCGACAACCGCGTGGAACAGGGCCAGGCCGTCAGCGACACCGACACCGTGACCGTCAACCGCGGGGTGGCGAGCGTCTCCAAGACCGTGGACAACTGCGGCGCGGACGCCCTTTGCCAGACCGCCCCGGTGCTGAACTCCACGACCGCCAAGCCCGGCGAGTACCTGCGCTACACCGTCACGGTCACCAACACGGGCGGCTCGGCGCTGCGCTTCCCCACCCTGCGCGACTACGTGCCCGCGAACACGACCTTCAAGTCGGTCACCGGCACCTCCACCCAGTCGGGCACCGTCCTCTACAGCAACAACCGCACCACCTGGTCCGCAGGCGCCCCGAGCGCGCTGGCGACCAGCACGACGAGCGCCTCGGGCCCCTTCGTGTACGTCGGCCTGGACAGCAGCAACGACGCCAGCGTGGACGCGGGCGACAGCCTCGCCCCCGGCCAGACCCTGCGCCTCGTGATCACGGTGCAGGTGCGCAACAACTAA